In a genomic window of Rhododendron vialii isolate Sample 1 chromosome 12a, ASM3025357v1:
- the LOC131310215 gene encoding uncharacterized protein LOC131310215 has protein sequence MALRDYPSFSLLFVATAAVVLLFAAGGAEARFKGINQWCRTADYKALCTQMVKGATTQKDAIANAVTTTLDVTLRMGPLLDGLGAVESNLPNVTKDAVVSTCRDSFGSATDNLKDALLYLQKIDDPYTTLDRIQTAETNLYGCADAVTQMGGRWVNTPLARASKIIFKFASNCLAVATQM, from the exons ATGGCTTTAAGGGACTACCCCTCTTTCTCACTCCTCTTTGTGGCCACCGCCGCAGTCGTCCTCCTCTTCGCCGCCGGCGGAGCCGAAGCGCGGTTCAAGGGCATCAACCAATGGTGCAGGACCGCTGATTACAAGGCGCTCTGTACCCAAATGGTGAAGGGAGCAACAACCCAAAAAG ACGCAATCGCAAACGCCGTCACGACAACGCTGGACGTGACACTTCGCATGGGCCCACTACTGGACGGCCTGGGCGCCGTCGAATCCAACCTCCCAAACGTCACAAAAGACGCCGTGGTCTCCACATGCCGCGACAGTTTCGGCAGCGCCACCGACAACCTAAAAGACGCCCTGCTCTACCTCCAGAAGATCGACGACCCGTACACCACCCTTGACCGCATCCAGACGGCGGAGACCAACTTGTACGGTTGCGCCGACGCCGTCACGCAGATGGGTGGCAGGTGGGTTAACACCCCGTTGGCCAGGGCTAGTAAGATTATTTTCAAGTTTGCTAGCAATTGTTTGGCTGTGGCGACCCAAATGTAG